The Watersipora subatra chromosome 1, tzWatSuba1.1, whole genome shotgun sequence genome has a window encoding:
- the LOC137385858 gene encoding protein-tyrosine sulfotransferase 1-like, which yields MLRKVWRRLDKLHLLLFIACFLLGASMLSDQRAQSNVEVNVYEAGQPIKNYSLKNLVSYDKNVPLLWIGGVPRSGTTLIRAMLDAHPYIRCGEETRVIPRILGMHTKTVASQTEMSRLEEAHISESLLRDALASYLLTIIAGHGEAAPLLCNKDPFAIRSMSHIRQMFPKSKVILMIRDGRSVAHSIISRHITIKGFDMKSYEGTLKDWNRAISSMWEGCKASGPSVCLPVYYERLVIDPKSQMQRIIEFLGVPWDDIVLHHEDTIGVKGGISLSKKEPSTDQVNKAVNLEALSKWFGAIPSNALQTLDRTAPMLAKFGYDVHQYPPDYTKLLNPLAEKTMSI from the exons ATGCTGCGGAAGGTGTGGCGGAGACTGGACAAGTTGCATTTGCTGCTGTTTATCGCCTGTTTTCTTTTGGGAGCTTCGATGTTGTCGGACCAACGTGCTCAATCTAACGTGGAAGTCAATGTTTATGAGGCCGGTCAGCCAATCAAGAACTACAGTCTCAAGAATCTGGTGTCTTATGACAAAAATGTCCCTCTTCTATGG ATAGGAGGAGTGCCTCGTAGTGGTACCACCTTGATCAGGGCTATGTTGGATGCTCACCCCTACATACGCTGTGGAGAGGAGACTAGAGTCATACCACGCATACTTGGTATGCACACAAAGACTGTGGCTTCTCAGACGGAGATGTCACGGTTGGAGGAAGCCCACATTAGTGAGAGTCTGCTCAGAGATGCTCTCGCAAGCTATCTGCTGACTATTATAG CTGGCCACGGGGAAGCAGCACCGCTGCTCTGTAACAAGGACCCTTTCGCGATCAGGTCAATGTCTCACATCCGTCAGATGTTTcccaaatcaaaagttattttgATGATACGCGATGGCCGATCTGTTGCTCATTCCATTATATCTAGACATATAACTATCAAAGGCTTCGACATGAAGTCGTATGAAGGTACATTGAAAGACTGGAACCGTGCGATAAGTAGCATGTGGGAAGGTTGCAAAGCCAGCG GTCCATCAGTGTGCTTGCCAGTTTACTATGAACGGCTGGTCATAGATCCCAAGTCACAGATGCAGCGAATAATAGAATTCCTTGGAGTGCCATGGGATGATATAGTACTTCACCATGAGGATACTATTGGAGTGAAAGGTGGAATTTCATTATCTAA AAAGGAGCCTTCCACTGATCAGGTGAATAAAGCAGTAAACCTGGAAGCACTCTCCAAATGGTTTGGCGCTATACCTTCAAACGCCCTTCAAACTTTAGACAGAACTGCGCCAATGCTTGCAAAGTTTGGATATGACGTGCATCAGTATCCACCAGATTATACCAAGTTACTGAACCCTCTAGCTGAAAAGACAATGAGTATTTAG